Genomic segment of Malus domestica chromosome 15, GDT2T_hap1:
AAGGGACTAAAATGATTAGTATGTCATCAATGTGTGATAAAAAATTACTTGGTAGCTTCGCCACAACAGTCTACCTTTTGAGGATCGATAAGACTCATAGAGGCATTTCAACCTCTCATTGACCATTATCGTGTGATACACATGCGTTAAGAAtctaacccaaaaccaactgtGTATGATATATGAGTATGAAATTCGTTTTCAATCAGTAGGTCATCCCTTAGCGTGGGGGCAATGATATTTTTTTCAGTAGGTCATCCCATACTGAAATTGTCCCCAATGTGTAAATATCACGAGCGCTAGACCAATTCCAGCGTATAGTTGTTTATTTGTAAGGTTATTTTCGTGGGGGCAATGATATTAAAATTATGCACGCATCACACAGAAGACAATCCCATCTTACTTGCATGTTGCAACGAACAGATAAGTAAAGGGTCCAAACCGGCATGtcataaaataataaatcttcaaaataatcaaaattcgTTAAACGTCTAACAAAACGGGGGATTGAGGAGTTTTAATATTTTGTCTTTTTTAAGAGATATGAAAAGGAAAGGGTATTTTTaagggaagaggatcctctcctgagttCAGGATGGAAATCCTCCTGATCTGATAAGATCATCTGGACCGTTCAAATTTAATCAAACGTttgtaattattataacttttagagaacCCTCCTATTTAGAACCattgaattaaatttgaatGGTCTGGATGACCTGATCAAGAGGATCCccatcctgagctcaggaggatcctcttccaTTTTTAAATTTACACGTATTAATTatgattcaaaaataaaattaaatatatgagGGTCGGTTTGGTTAACCGCACCCTAAAAATTTTGAGAATCAATTGCCAAACCGATTAAGATCGGTACGGTTTGGTTTAGCCatcgaaaataaaaaataaaaaaaaaccaaaccaagcTTCAGGTGGGATTCAAGCAGTTTagtcggttttttttttaaatgcccAGCCGTATGTTCTACGTAGAACCCAACGTAATTTTTTATCTAAATAATTAAGATCCCCGTAAGCAAATTCATCAATTATACTTTGCTTTACAGATTTTACATTTTTCGAATTCTTAAAATATTCCTATTGCATGTTTGATGTACACAATTAATTCTATATGGGTTCTTAGGTTTGATGCTCGCTAAAGGTAAATTTGAACCCCATTattactaactcattgtgagacttagtcCACTCTCCACcattttaatgtagataatatcatttgttaaaaaaaaaaaaacaatatatctTTTACCTTTTAGTTAGTCATAATTTTTTCATTTCTCCCCTCAACTCGGAGATAAAGAGTTATGTATTTCAATACAACCATACGTAATAATCAAGCCCTTACTTCTATATATACGTGTGTGTATGACAAGGTGATAAATCAACTTAAGCCTTTTCCCAGTTCAGCAAAAATCATTTTGCCTCAAGCTTCTAATGACAGTTGCAAAAATGGATTCTCTGCCTTATGCAAACTCTATCACTGCTGGCCTGTTCACAGTAATCATCGTGTTCTATTACTTATCTCGAAGATGGAGAGCTTCCAATCACGAGGGCAAATTATCACCACCAGAAGCCAAGGGTGGATGGCCTATATTTGGTCACCTTCATTTGTTCGGAGGCCCCACACCTCCTCACATAACTTTGGGAGCCATGGCGGACAAGTACGGACCCATTTTCACTATCCGCCTTGGCGTCCAACCGTCGTTGGTGATAAGCAGCAGTGAGATCGCAAAAGAATGCTACACAACCAATGACTTGAGCATACTCGGTCGCCCAAAGATGGTGGTTGCAGATCACGTTACCTACAACTATGCCATGTTTGCGTTCGGACCACCTGGACCCTATTGGCGACAAATTCGCAAGATCGTTACCTTGGAGTTGCTCTCAGTCCGGAAGGTTGAGCTGCTCAAGCACATTCGAGTGTCGGAAGTGGCTACTTTCTTAAAAGAATTGCACGACCATTGGAGTACAAAGAAAAAGGAGGGCTCGAAAGATGGAGTGGTTGTAGAGCTAAAGCAATGGTTTGGGGACATGATGCTGAACGTTATTCTTACAATGGTGGCTGGAAAGCGGTTTTCGGTGGCTGCCACTGGGGATGAGAAGAAAGAAGCGCGTAGGGTTCAGACTGCATTGAGGGAGTTCTTTGATTATCTGGGCATGTTTTTGGTGGGTGATGCGGTTCCTTATCTGCGGTGGTTGGATTGGGGTGGACATGAGAAGGCAATGAAGAAAAGTGCAACGGAAATGCACGCCATTATTGCAGAGTGGCTTGAAGAGCATAAGCAGAGGAGAGCAAAAGGTGTtgcaaaaggagaaaaggaCTTCATAGATTCGTTGCTTTCTGTGCTTGATGGTGCGGACCTTGGCAGTTTCGATGCTGATACGATCACCAAAGCCACAAGCGTGGTACGTATatataattcattaatttttgcAGGCAAATATTTAACCATAAAAGGCTGGAGTTAGACACTATTCACataaagattttatttttacttttcaataCTTATAAGCTAATTGCATGGTctataaaaagaaaatgaaaacattagacgataatatttttttttttaaaacaaattatgTCCAATTTTATATATGACTCATGTGACATATTTGTCGGCTCACCAATGGGTAATGGTAAAGAGATTATCTTCTTAGACTGTATCTGTAGATCACATGATGTGACGGTTATTAGATTCTTTCTTTAAATCCTTAATAATGAAATCCAACCATCAATTGTCATATTCTTTGATTTACAAGATgtgatttaaaaatataatcacTTTAACATTTTTGTCGCGTAAAGAATGTATAAATGTTAATCAAGCAAATATTCCTTGGGCAGAATATTATTGCAGGAGGTGGCGACACCACCATGGTGCCATTGACGTGGGCAATATCATTATTGGTGAACAACCCTCAAGTTTTGAAAAAAGCTGTAAATGAACTGGACACCAAAATAGGGAAACAAAGAGTTGTGAGTGAGGAAGATATAAGCAACTTGGTCTACATCCAAGCTATTGTAAAGGAGACGTTACGTTTGTACCCAGTAGGACCATTATCAGGGCCGCGTTTATTCACCGAAGATTGCACCATTGCTGGCTACCATATCCCAAAGGGCACCCGGTTGATCCCGAACTTCTGGAAGATCCAAACTGACCCGAAAAATTGGCCTGAGCCATTCGAGTTCAAGCCAGAGAGATTTCTTACCACACACAAGGATGTTGATCTGAAGGGTCGGCATTTtcagtttcttcctttttcaaGTGGTAGAAGATCATGTCCTGGTTTGGCATTTGGTCTTCAACTGGTGCAATTTACATTGGCTAGTTTTCTGCATGCGTTTGAAATCTCAAATCCGTCGAGTGCACCAATTGATATGACAGAGAGTTTTGGAATAACCAACGTTAAGGCAACTCCACTTAATGTTCTCATCAAACCTCGCTtatcttttgaactttatggataaaagaagaaaatacaGAATATTATGTGTACGATATGAATAAGAGATTTTCGTTGTTATTAGTTATGTATAATTATGTGTCCATCTTTGTAATCGTAAAATCAATAAATCAAGGCTTTTTATGttagcaccccacaaaatgttgaatacactccacattaaaatttaatattaatgacttatttactctgCTATGTAAtaacaattttgaccttattaggtttaaaaaataataaaaaatttataaatacaccccaaattacttttaacgtattatttatctatttcaactatcaaaacccctctcattctccattgttgaataaaaccctaaacaatgaaactacaaacatgttgattgagaaaaataatttttgacgaatggaacacAAAATCGATGTTTCGAAAGCtttgaaatcattattattgttattgaaaaacattcaaatgaacctaaacattttttGAAATCATTCAGCAAACTAATGTTTAGATAGTTTGAAATCAtttggcaaaataaaaaatgagtgttataagatttgagaaatgtggggtgtgtgtagaaaatataaggtgtatattaagaatgtggggtgtgagagTATTATGGGAAAGAAAGTGGAGTGtattaacataatttttaattgaaaaagtaaatatGGGATAtattaagtatgtgaggtttattcaacaatttgtggggtgctaatataataagc
This window contains:
- the LOC103450488 gene encoding strychnine-10-hydroxylase-like; its protein translation is MTVAKMDSLPYANSITAGLFTVIIVFYYLSRRWRASNHEGKLSPPEAKGGWPIFGHLHLFGGPTPPHITLGAMADKYGPIFTIRLGVQPSLVISSSEIAKECYTTNDLSILGRPKMVVADHVTYNYAMFAFGPPGPYWRQIRKIVTLELLSVRKVELLKHIRVSEVATFLKELHDHWSTKKKEGSKDGVVVELKQWFGDMMLNVILTMVAGKRFSVAATGDEKKEARRVQTALREFFDYLGMFLVGDAVPYLRWLDWGGHEKAMKKSATEMHAIIAEWLEEHKQRRAKGVAKGEKDFIDSLLSVLDGADLGSFDADTITKATSVNIIAGGGDTTMVPLTWAISLLVNNPQVLKKAVNELDTKIGKQRVVSEEDISNLVYIQAIVKETLRLYPVGPLSGPRLFTEDCTIAGYHIPKGTRLIPNFWKIQTDPKNWPEPFEFKPERFLTTHKDVDLKGRHFQFLPFSSGRRSCPGLAFGLQLVQFTLASFLHAFEISNPSSAPIDMTESFGITNVKATPLNVLIKPRLSFELYG